From Halomarina salina, the proteins below share one genomic window:
- a CDS encoding branched-chain amino acid ABC transporter permease, giving the protein MSTDTASGVAGEQIDGDLERIEWQSVARSVGITLVLGLLAIPLVSASSYVGYTALLVLVFAVMASGYNLMLGWPNLLVFCPAALAVIGGVTSALLVNVFGVPYLLAMLAGGVVAAVVGSLVALSAIAIGSSFEIIIATLAFEEIVYYLFTNWGAVGPTGISGIPAPAIGPVTFETQVAQYLFLLAVLTVAVAVVATFDRSLVGTLAVATSENEDLLRSIGYNPTRYKFVSVVVGALLLGVGGSLYAHVNGLITPGGFTLDQTVFLLVIAVVGGLRTVHGPIIGAIILVGLPEVVRTFGLSDMKPYIVGGMLIVVVLFLPRGVLGGLYDRLGNGGDRSWRFWR; this is encoded by the coding sequence ATGAGCACCGACACCGCGAGCGGCGTCGCAGGCGAGCAGATCGACGGCGACCTCGAACGCATCGAGTGGCAGTCGGTCGCACGGTCCGTCGGCATAACGCTCGTACTGGGGCTCCTCGCCATCCCGCTCGTGTCGGCGTCGAGCTACGTGGGTTACACCGCGCTGCTCGTCCTCGTGTTCGCCGTGATGGCCTCGGGGTACAACCTGATGCTCGGCTGGCCGAACCTGCTCGTGTTCTGTCCGGCGGCGCTGGCCGTCATCGGCGGGGTCACCTCGGCGCTCCTCGTGAACGTGTTCGGCGTCCCCTACCTGCTGGCGATGCTCGCCGGGGGCGTCGTCGCCGCCGTCGTGGGGAGCCTCGTCGCACTCTCGGCTATCGCCATCGGGTCGTCGTTCGAGATCATCATCGCGACGCTCGCCTTCGAGGAGATCGTCTACTACCTGTTCACGAACTGGGGAGCGGTCGGACCGACCGGCATCAGCGGCATCCCCGCCCCCGCCATCGGCCCCGTGACGTTCGAGACGCAGGTGGCTCAGTACCTCTTCTTGCTGGCCGTGCTCACCGTGGCCGTCGCCGTCGTGGCGACGTTCGACCGCTCGCTGGTCGGGACGCTCGCGGTGGCGACGAGCGAGAACGAGGACCTGCTCCGCTCCATTGGGTACAACCCGACGCGCTACAAGTTCGTCTCGGTCGTCGTCGGTGCCCTGCTGCTTGGCGTCGGCGGGTCGCTGTACGCTCACGTCAACGGCCTCATCACGCCCGGCGGGTTCACCCTCGACCAGACCGTCTTCCTGCTCGTCATCGCCGTCGTCGGGGGGCTCAGGACGGTCCACGGCCCCATCATCGGTGCCATCATCCTCGTCGGACTGCCGGAGGTCGTGCGGACGTTCGGCCTCTCGGACATGAAGCCCTACATCGTCGGCGGGATGCTCATCGTCGTCGTCCTGTTCCTCCCGCGGGGAGTCCTCGGGGGCCTGTACGACCGACTCGGCAACGGAGGTGACCGCTCGTGGCGCTTCTGGAGGTGA
- a CDS encoding branched-chain amino acid ABC transporter permease, whose product MVLLESLVNGLIQGSIYALFAASFTIIFGVMDIPNMGHAALFAGGAYVFYQVTMLSGLPWPVGIVAAVVVIGALGAIVERGLLAPLYDRSESEYVFGVILLTLGLARIFERAFAQIWGHEPHSVSLAGLQRGSLEAFGVSVTTLELLVVVFSIANFAVLYWLINYTNTGLGLQAIVQDRDLARLKGVNVSRTFLVAFVLGSAMAAVAGVMNAAMFSLTPDMGASLLIKAFIVVILGGIGRVLGAAVAGYALGVYEAFAILYLSSYYIYASEFAILILFFLAKAVLLDEGEENLGAVLVDRVRGLRGVAR is encoded by the coding sequence TCGCAGCGAGCTTCACCATCATCTTCGGCGTGATGGACATCCCGAACATGGGGCACGCGGCCCTGTTCGCGGGCGGCGCGTACGTCTTCTACCAGGTCACGATGCTCTCGGGACTCCCGTGGCCGGTCGGCATCGTCGCGGCCGTCGTCGTCATCGGCGCACTGGGGGCCATCGTCGAGCGGGGGCTCCTGGCACCGCTGTACGACCGGTCGGAGTCGGAGTACGTCTTCGGCGTCATCCTCCTCACGCTCGGCCTCGCTCGCATCTTCGAGCGAGCGTTCGCCCAGATCTGGGGCCACGAGCCACACTCCGTCTCCCTGGCGGGCCTGCAGCGGGGGAGCCTCGAAGCGTTCGGCGTCTCGGTGACGACGCTCGAACTCCTGGTCGTCGTGTTCTCGATCGCCAACTTCGCGGTCCTCTACTGGCTCATCAACTACACGAACACGGGCCTCGGACTGCAGGCCATCGTCCAGGACCGCGATCTCGCGCGACTCAAGGGGGTCAACGTCAGCCGGACGTTCCTCGTCGCGTTCGTCCTCGGGAGCGCCATGGCGGCCGTCGCCGGCGTGATGAACGCGGCGATGTTCTCGCTGACGCCCGACATGGGCGCATCGCTCCTCATCAAGGCGTTCATCGTCGTCATCCTCGGCGGAATCGGGCGAGTGCTCGGCGCGGCCGTCGCGGGCTACGCGCTGGGCGTCTACGAGGCGTTCGCCATCCTCTACCTGTCGTCGTACTACATCTACGCCTCCGAGTTCGCCATCCTCATCCTGTTCTTCCTCGCCAAGGCCGTGTTGCTGGACGAGGGAGAGGAGAACCTGGGGGCCGTCCTCGTCGACCGCGTTCGCGGTCTTCGCGGGGTGGCCCGATGA